One Chlorobaculum limnaeum genomic window carries:
- a CDS encoding Na+/H+ antiporter subunit E: MNRFLFNILLALAWMLLTGESSAPSFISGMVVGYLILWMSRPAFGRDTYFSKIPQVTGFVLYFLKELILANLRVAFDILTPKNYLEPGIVEVPLDVESDLEITLFANLVTLTPGTLSLDVSKDRKTLFVHVMYLEDEEQFRRELKDGLEKRLIGVMR, encoded by the coding sequence ATGAACCGGTTCCTCTTCAACATCCTGCTCGCTCTCGCCTGGATGCTGCTCACCGGCGAGAGCAGCGCGCCGAGCTTCATCTCCGGCATGGTGGTTGGCTACCTGATCCTCTGGATGTCGCGCCCGGCGTTTGGCAGGGACACCTATTTCTCGAAGATTCCGCAGGTTACGGGTTTCGTGCTCTACTTCCTCAAGGAGCTGATTCTGGCCAATCTGCGGGTGGCGTTCGATATTCTGACGCCGAAAAACTACCTGGAGCCAGGCATCGTGGAGGTGCCGCTCGACGTGGAGAGCGACCTGGAAATCACGCTTTTCGCCAACCTCGTTACCCTGACGCCGGGCACGTTGAGCCTCGACGTCTCGAAAGACCGGAAAACCCTTTTTGTACACGTGATGTATCTCGAAGACGAGGAGCAGTTCCGGCGCGAGCTGAAAGATGGCTTGGAAAAACGACTGATCGGGGTGATGCGATGA
- a CDS encoding Na+/H+ antiporter subunit C yields MTLLLALITGLFYAAGIYLILRRSLVKVIFGLMFLGHAANMLIFSTGRLTKGAPAFVPKGAQALVEPFADPLPQALILTAIVIGFGLQAFAIVLFRRSFEELGTDDIDAMRSTDRIEQVGGGDA; encoded by the coding sequence ATGACGCTCTTGCTCGCGCTCATCACCGGCCTGTTTTACGCCGCCGGTATTTACCTGATCCTGCGCCGGAGCCTGGTCAAGGTGATCTTTGGCCTCATGTTCCTCGGCCACGCGGCCAACATGCTGATTTTCAGCACCGGGCGCTTGACCAAGGGCGCTCCGGCCTTCGTGCCCAAGGGCGCGCAGGCGCTCGTCGAGCCATTCGCCGACCCGCTGCCGCAGGCGCTCATCCTGACGGCCATCGTCATCGGCTTCGGCCTTCAGGCCTTCGCCATCGTGCTTTTCAGGCGGAGCTTCGAGGAGCTTGGCACGGATGACATTGACGCCATGCGCTCGACCGACCGCATTGAGCAGGTTGGGGGAGGCGACGCATGA
- a CDS encoding HlyD family secretion protein has translation MAETQQSNTESQPKGAGKPQKERSWIRMAIFGVLLGVGVVWGGMRLIRSFSYVETDNAQITGNIYPVIPRVPGKVVEVLAEDNQTVKKGDILVRIDTSDYQIRRDMAEAQLLRARAAVSAAQAEIVAAGATQRKLGADLRRSRNLQQQDVISRAELDAATAGATASSAQHAAAGDNYKAALAQAKLAEAELKNAELQLSWATITAPADGKISKKSVQPGQQVAPGQQLIAIVGSGDLWVVANFKETQLEHMRPGQKVIVRVDAFPGKEIDGHVDSISAGTGAQFTLLPPDNASGNFVKVTQRVPVKIVFDKKPELPLAAGMNVIVEVKVK, from the coding sequence ATGGCAGAAACGCAGCAATCCAACACTGAATCACAGCCCAAGGGAGCAGGCAAACCTCAAAAGGAACGTTCGTGGATACGCATGGCGATATTCGGCGTCCTGCTTGGCGTCGGCGTTGTCTGGGGCGGCATGAGGCTCATCCGCTCTTTCAGTTACGTCGAGACTGACAATGCGCAGATCACCGGCAACATCTATCCGGTCATTCCGCGCGTGCCGGGCAAGGTTGTCGAGGTGCTCGCCGAAGACAACCAGACGGTCAAAAAGGGCGACATACTCGTCCGCATCGATACTTCGGACTACCAGATCCGGCGCGACATGGCCGAGGCGCAGCTCCTGAGAGCGCGGGCCGCAGTATCGGCAGCTCAGGCGGAGATCGTGGCAGCAGGCGCTACGCAGAGAAAGCTCGGCGCAGATCTTCGCCGCAGCCGGAACCTCCAGCAGCAGGATGTGATTTCTCGCGCGGAGCTCGACGCCGCCACGGCTGGCGCGACCGCCTCGTCCGCGCAGCACGCCGCAGCGGGCGACAACTACAAAGCCGCGCTCGCCCAGGCAAAACTTGCCGAGGCCGAGCTGAAAAACGCCGAACTCCAGCTTTCATGGGCGACCATTACCGCTCCGGCTGACGGCAAGATTTCAAAAAAGAGTGTCCAGCCCGGCCAGCAAGTAGCTCCCGGCCAGCAGCTCATCGCCATCGTCGGCAGCGGCGACTTGTGGGTCGTGGCCAATTTCAAGGAGACGCAGCTCGAACACATGCGCCCCGGCCAGAAGGTGATCGTCAGGGTCGATGCCTTCCCCGGCAAGGAGATCGATGGCCATGTCGATTCAATCTCCGCCGGAACGGGTGCGCAGTTCACCCTGCTCCCGCCCGATAACGCCAGCGGCAACTTCGTGAAGGTGACGCAGCGCGTACCGGTCAAGATCGTCTTCGACAAAAAGCCCGAGCTGCCGCTCGCCGCCGGAATGAACGTCATCGTCGAAGTGAAGGTGAAGTGA
- a CDS encoding universal stress protein — MTITHAKPSRIMLCPVDFSPSSERALFHAAEHCSGDAELIVLHVGNVGSGDRGTLLREHLHQFSRYSDLLSSYGCRVRFAVEYGSPAATIIDYASKTGADMIVLGSHGASDLRRLLVGGTAESVMRHAPCPVLVLRSPELVDEAEAVHRKQKEAIL, encoded by the coding sequence ATGACGATAACCCATGCAAAACCATCGAGAATCATGCTCTGCCCGGTTGATTTCTCGCCTTCGTCCGAGAGGGCGCTGTTTCATGCCGCCGAGCACTGTTCGGGCGATGCCGAGCTGATCGTGCTGCATGTCGGCAACGTCGGTTCCGGCGACCGGGGTACGCTGCTCAGGGAGCACCTCCACCAATTTTCAAGATATTCCGACCTCCTCTCGTCCTACGGCTGCCGGGTGCGCTTCGCCGTGGAGTACGGCTCGCCCGCCGCGACCATCATCGACTATGCGTCGAAAACCGGCGCCGATATGATCGTGCTCGGCTCGCACGGCGCGAGCGATTTACGACGACTGCTGGTTGGCGGCACTGCCGAATCGGTCATGCGCCACGCGCCGTGCCCGGTGCTGGTGCTCCGCTCGCCGGAACTCGTCGATGAAGCGGAAGCGGTTCACCGGAAACAGAAAGAAGCAATCCTGTAA
- a CDS encoding DUF4412 domain-containing protein gives MNTITRRLLAVVLVPGLFLSACGKKESVAPGSASVEQSAPAIAGPFTGVLTMKTTMPNAGSSDMKLYIGPKGMRAESKASFGDQKKEVSMTVLSLADKPDTIYMINGDTGDCMALDVSKVKEKGTADPYENAKIENLGKERVNGFDCNHVRISWPDRESVIDLWVSKDLLDYFAYARLQASKDDENQRLAEKLRAAGLDGFPVKTQLSPQGVVTELVKAERIIPDASLFEVPANCAKMEIPAVPDAPQSMSREKLKEMQDWARKMQQQQE, from the coding sequence ATGAACACCATTACCCGTCGATTGCTCGCTGTCGTGCTGGTACCGGGTCTGTTTCTTTCGGCATGTGGCAAGAAAGAGTCTGTTGCACCCGGTTCTGCCAGCGTCGAACAGTCTGCGCCTGCCATTGCCGGGCCGTTCACCGGCGTGCTCACCATGAAAACCACCATGCCGAATGCGGGTTCGAGCGACATGAAACTCTACATCGGCCCGAAAGGGATGCGCGCCGAAAGCAAGGCCAGCTTCGGCGACCAGAAAAAAGAGGTGTCGATGACCGTGCTGTCGCTCGCGGACAAGCCCGACACGATTTACATGATCAACGGTGATACCGGCGACTGCATGGCGCTGGATGTATCGAAAGTCAAAGAGAAGGGCACCGCCGATCCCTACGAGAATGCGAAAATCGAGAATCTCGGCAAGGAACGGGTCAACGGTTTCGACTGCAACCATGTCCGGATCTCCTGGCCCGACAGGGAGAGCGTTATCGATCTCTGGGTGAGCAAAGATTTGCTCGACTACTTCGCCTATGCCCGGTTGCAAGCCTCAAAGGATGACGAAAATCAGCGACTGGCTGAAAAACTCAGGGCGGCCGGTCTCGACGGCTTCCCGGTCAAAACGCAGCTCTCTCCGCAAGGCGTCGTGACCGAGCTGGTCAAAGCCGAGCGAATCATTCCGGATGCTTCCCTTTTCGAGGTTCCGGCCAACTGCGCCAAAATGGAGATTCCCGCTGTGCCCGATGCGCCTCAGAGTATGTCCAGAGAAAAGTTGAAAGAGATGCAGGACTGGGCCCGCAAGATGCAGCAGCAACAGGAGTGA
- a CDS encoding Na+/H+ antiporter subunit D, which translates to MKLLVAMPILLPLFAALAMLPFRERPAVQRWLALASSVAQAIVAALLLAQVYAGGVLALQAGGWAAPFGITLVADLLSAVMVAAAALIGLTTSIYSLGSIDHERERFFFHPLMQLMLVGINGAFLTGDLFNLYVWFEVMLISSFVLLALGGTPRQLEGSVKYVTINLFSSAIFLSAVGILYGVAGTLNMADLSARLPAIEQRNLLSVVAVLLLVTFGVKAAIFPLFFWLPASYHTPPVAVSAIFAGLLTKVGVYAIMRVFTTVFTGAESEAIFRILLWVAPLTMIVGVLGAAAQYDLRKLLSFHIVSQIGYMLFAIAIQSPLAIAGGLFYIVHNIVAKTSLFYISGIIREKSGAFDLKKIGGLYSTEPLLAALFLVSALALAGIPPLSGFWAKLMVIRAGLESGHSFVTGAALLVSLLTLFSMTKIWNEAFWKDDPGVAKVTGAALTDGRMAMLYLPVALLCGVILFFGLSFEPVYELSARTAAQLLDVGSYRNAVLRGGGS; encoded by the coding sequence ATGAAGCTTCTCGTCGCCATGCCGATTCTGCTGCCGCTGTTCGCAGCGCTCGCGATGCTGCCGTTCCGGGAGCGCCCCGCCGTGCAGCGCTGGCTGGCGCTCGCTTCGTCGGTCGCGCAGGCGATTGTGGCCGCCCTGCTGCTCGCGCAGGTGTACGCGGGCGGAGTGCTCGCGCTTCAGGCCGGCGGCTGGGCCGCGCCGTTCGGCATCACGCTCGTGGCCGATCTGTTGTCGGCGGTGATGGTCGCCGCCGCGGCGCTCATCGGCCTGACCACCTCGATCTACTCGCTCGGCAGCATCGACCACGAGCGGGAGCGCTTCTTTTTCCATCCGCTGATGCAACTGATGCTGGTCGGCATCAACGGCGCGTTCCTGACCGGCGACCTCTTCAACCTCTACGTCTGGTTCGAGGTGATGCTCATCAGCTCCTTCGTGCTGCTCGCTCTCGGCGGAACGCCCCGCCAGCTCGAAGGGTCGGTCAAGTACGTGACGATCAACCTCTTCTCGTCGGCGATTTTCCTCTCGGCGGTCGGCATTCTCTACGGCGTGGCGGGTACGCTGAATATGGCCGACCTCTCGGCGCGGCTTCCCGCGATCGAGCAGCGCAATCTGCTCTCGGTGGTGGCGGTGCTCTTGCTCGTCACCTTCGGCGTCAAGGCGGCGATCTTCCCGCTCTTCTTCTGGCTCCCGGCCTCCTACCACACGCCGCCGGTCGCCGTGTCGGCCATCTTCGCCGGACTGCTCACCAAGGTGGGGGTTTATGCGATCATGCGCGTCTTCACCACCGTCTTCACCGGCGCGGAGTCGGAGGCGATTTTCCGCATCCTGCTCTGGGTCGCGCCGCTGACGATGATCGTTGGTGTGCTCGGCGCGGCGGCGCAGTACGATTTGCGCAAGCTGCTCTCGTTCCACATCGTCAGCCAGATCGGCTACATGCTCTTCGCCATCGCGATCCAGTCGCCGCTTGCCATCGCGGGCGGGCTGTTCTACATCGTGCACAACATCGTCGCCAAGACCAGCCTTTTTTACATCAGCGGCATCATCCGCGAAAAGTCCGGCGCGTTCGACCTCAAAAAAATCGGCGGGCTGTACAGCACGGAACCGTTGCTGGCCGCGCTGTTCCTCGTTTCGGCGCTCGCGCTCGCCGGCATTCCGCCGCTGTCGGGCTTCTGGGCCAAGCTCATGGTGATCCGCGCAGGCCTCGAAAGCGGCCACTCTTTCGTGACCGGCGCGGCGCTGCTGGTGAGTTTGCTGACGCTCTTTTCGATGACCAAAATCTGGAACGAGGCGTTCTGGAAGGACGATCCCGGCGTCGCGAAGGTGACGGGTGCAGCGCTGACTGACGGGCGCATGGCGATGCTCTACCTGCCGGTCGCGCTGCTCTGCGGGGTGATCCTCTTCTTCGGCCTCTCCTTCGAGCCGGTCTATGAACTCTCCGCCCGCACGGCGGCGCAGTTGCTCGATGTCGGGAGCTACCGCAACGCGGTGCTTCGGGGAGGCGGCTCATGA
- a CDS encoding Na+/H+ antiporter subunit B, with amino-acid sequence MNSLILSTSSRYLLVLLQLFSVFLLLRGHNEPGGGFAGGLVAAAAYALYFIANGVEEARRVFRFEPLTVVVAGLGVALASALPSILGGMEFMRGVWVNTGIPVIGKVGTPLLFDFGVYLLVLGITLKILFSLAGEDEA; translated from the coding sequence ATGAACTCACTGATTCTTTCAACATCCTCCCGCTACCTGCTGGTGCTGTTGCAGCTCTTTTCGGTGTTTCTGCTCTTGCGCGGGCACAACGAGCCGGGCGGCGGCTTCGCGGGCGGGCTGGTGGCGGCGGCGGCCTACGCGCTCTACTTCATTGCCAACGGCGTTGAGGAGGCGCGGCGCGTGTTCCGCTTCGAGCCGCTCACGGTGGTGGTAGCGGGGCTTGGCGTGGCGCTTGCGAGTGCGCTGCCGTCGATTCTTGGCGGCATGGAGTTCATGCGGGGGGTGTGGGTCAACACCGGCATTCCGGTGATCGGCAAGGTCGGCACGCCGCTGCTTTTCGACTTCGGGGTCTATCTGCTGGTGCTGGGCATCACGCTGAAAATCCTCTTTTCGCTGGCCGGGGAGGACGAAGCATGA
- a CDS encoding TolC family protein, whose protein sequence is MKKRNTIAALLLVALSFSANEPLLAAETGSAPLTLDEALRMTREHNPKARQASEEVTAADARVTESRSAWFPRISGKAGYHYIDPVSEISFDGAAMKFMPNDNYDARITAEMMIYDFGRTASTVNLAKAGRNSATIRQDITLRDLSLATVQTFYSVLFLREAVRVQEKEVMALRTNLDNMQKRYAEGAATRFDLLTTQVRLASAGNRKIDYQTRLRNQEITLRRLCGLDEHAPLNLSGSFDITPASMDADKLAASALDHRPEMMLARENLKAASHKKSLATREFLPKIVGSASWGTKNGYVPDIDKMRTNVAAGVELQVPIFDGFRKSASLREAAAMKRSAEQQRLDAEQMTRAEVQQSVNDLQNSREKIDSTRLQVSQADLAAKHARIRYDNGLATTLDLLDAEAALAEAELAHLQSRYEYVMNAYSVRRASGDLIER, encoded by the coding sequence ATGAAGAAAAGAAACACCATCGCCGCCTTGCTTCTCGTCGCCCTTTCGTTTTCGGCGAACGAGCCTCTGCTGGCGGCTGAAACCGGCTCCGCGCCGCTGACACTCGACGAGGCGCTGCGTATGACCCGCGAGCACAATCCGAAAGCGCGGCAAGCCTCGGAGGAGGTCACGGCCGCCGACGCCAGAGTCACCGAAAGCCGCAGCGCCTGGTTCCCGCGAATCTCCGGCAAGGCGGGCTACCACTACATCGATCCGGTCTCCGAGATCTCTTTTGACGGCGCGGCTATGAAGTTCATGCCGAACGACAACTACGACGCGCGCATCACCGCCGAGATGATGATCTACGATTTCGGACGCACCGCAAGCACCGTCAATCTCGCCAAGGCGGGACGGAACTCGGCGACCATCCGGCAAGACATCACGTTGCGCGACCTTTCGCTGGCCACCGTCCAGACCTTCTACTCCGTGCTCTTTTTGCGGGAGGCGGTCAGGGTTCAGGAGAAGGAGGTCATGGCGCTGCGAACCAATCTCGACAACATGCAGAAGCGTTATGCTGAGGGGGCGGCCACCCGCTTCGACCTTTTGACGACCCAGGTTCGGCTCGCCTCGGCAGGCAACCGCAAGATCGACTACCAGACCCGGCTCCGCAATCAGGAGATTACGCTGCGCCGTCTCTGCGGCCTCGACGAGCACGCCCCGCTGAACCTGAGCGGCTCGTTCGACATCACGCCGGCCAGCATGGATGCGGACAAGCTCGCCGCCTCGGCGCTCGACCATCGCCCGGAAATGATGCTCGCCCGCGAGAACCTCAAGGCGGCGTCGCACAAAAAATCGCTCGCCACGAGGGAGTTCCTGCCGAAAATCGTGGGCAGCGCCTCGTGGGGCACGAAGAACGGTTATGTGCCCGACATCGACAAAATGCGCACCAACGTCGCGGCGGGCGTGGAGCTTCAGGTGCCGATCTTCGACGGATTCCGCAAAAGCGCCTCGCTCCGGGAGGCCGCCGCGATGAAGCGCTCCGCCGAGCAGCAGCGGCTCGACGCCGAGCAGATGACCCGCGCCGAGGTGCAGCAATCGGTCAACGACCTGCAAAACAGCCGCGAGAAGATCGACTCCACCCGCCTTCAGGTTTCGCAGGCTGACCTCGCGGCCAAACACGCGCGAATCCGCTACGACAACGGCCTGGCCACCACGCTCGACCTGCTCGACGCCGAAGCGGCTCTGGCCGAAGCGGAGCTGGCGCACTTGCAGTCGCGATATGAATATGTAATGAACGCTTATTCGGTCAGACGCGCCTCTGGCGATCTGATCGAGCGATAA
- a CDS encoding sigma 54-interacting transcriptional regulator: MNDTTLPEALKLMQYIGDAIGTIRDPQELFRTVTDKLRLIFPFDSAVIITIDRERREASVFFEMLRFELPEHLRRQTRSIAGTWLEGHLDDRTVTVAAIARDIPSFGQEDAPLLWTLHELGMRQIVLSPLRPGGRVIGFLNFVSREEELWSESDTSLLAGVSSSIAIAVSNALAYEELRQREAETAMQLAINNALFTIKERSQMLLTVCEQIGTLIPCAFLGIRVVGGDGRYRIFDNFMREPGRSFAPFSPLEQLEMSPDDPVARESVEVVSRPGVYSGERFDELCREFRLVGMVRDRYGISSSIVVQLWDLPGSRAGLIISGIGVALGEEELATARLIVPQLALALQNYLAFDEIDRLRRKLEGERTYLVEEIREAHNFEEIVGQSTPLAEVLRRVSQVAPTDATVLVEGETGTGKELVARAIHNRSPRKERVLVRVNCAALPPALIESELFGHEKGSFTGATERRIGKFELADGGTIFLDEIGELPLELQAKLLRVLQEKELERIGGRRVIPVDVRVIAATNRDLEKEVAAGRFREDLYFRLNAFPLALPPLRERRDDIAVLAMHFARKFAREFGKPERAIRQRDMRELASRDWRGNVRELSHCIEQAVIVSEGDTLDFSTALPPRSEQREPAAKPAIMTMAEFEEEARSMERALILDALDRAGGRVSGQGGAAEQLKINAKTLYSRIDKLGIRKRYGAG, from the coding sequence ATGAATGACACCACTTTGCCCGAGGCGCTCAAGCTCATGCAGTATATTGGCGACGCCATCGGCACCATTCGCGATCCGCAGGAGCTGTTCCGCACCGTGACCGACAAGCTGCGGCTCATCTTTCCGTTCGACTCGGCGGTGATCATCACCATCGACCGGGAACGGCGCGAAGCGAGCGTCTTTTTTGAGATGCTGCGCTTCGAGCTGCCCGAACATCTGCGCCGCCAGACGCGCTCCATCGCGGGCACCTGGCTCGAAGGGCACCTCGACGACCGCACGGTGACGGTCGCCGCCATCGCCCGCGACATCCCCTCCTTCGGCCAGGAGGACGCGCCGCTGCTCTGGACGCTGCACGAGCTGGGGATGCGCCAGATCGTGCTCTCGCCACTCCGGCCTGGCGGGCGCGTGATCGGCTTCCTCAACTTCGTCTCGAGGGAAGAGGAGCTGTGGAGCGAGAGCGACACGTCGCTGCTTGCCGGGGTCTCCTCATCCATCGCCATCGCCGTCAGCAACGCGCTCGCCTACGAGGAGCTTCGCCAGCGCGAGGCCGAAACCGCCATGCAGCTCGCTATCAACAACGCGCTCTTCACCATCAAGGAGCGCAGCCAGATGCTCTTGACCGTCTGCGAGCAGATCGGTACGCTCATCCCCTGCGCCTTTCTCGGCATCCGGGTGGTGGGCGGCGACGGGCGCTACCGGATTTTCGACAACTTCATGCGCGAGCCGGGCCGCAGCTTCGCCCCATTCTCGCCGCTCGAACAGCTCGAAATGTCGCCGGATGACCCCGTCGCGCGTGAAAGCGTCGAGGTGGTTTCCAGGCCCGGCGTCTATTCGGGCGAGCGCTTCGACGAATTGTGCCGCGAGTTTCGCCTCGTCGGCATGGTGCGCGACCGCTACGGCATCAGTTCGAGCATCGTCGTGCAACTCTGGGACTTGCCGGGCAGCCGCGCGGGCCTCATCATCTCCGGCATCGGCGTGGCGCTCGGCGAGGAGGAGCTGGCCACGGCGCGCCTCATCGTGCCGCAACTCGCGCTCGCGTTGCAGAACTATCTGGCCTTCGACGAAATCGACCGGCTGCGCCGCAAGCTCGAAGGGGAGCGCACTTACCTGGTCGAGGAGATTCGCGAGGCGCACAACTTCGAGGAGATCGTCGGCCAGAGCACCCCGCTTGCCGAGGTGCTGCGGCGCGTCAGCCAGGTCGCGCCGACCGACGCCACGGTGCTCGTCGAGGGCGAAACCGGCACCGGCAAGGAGCTCGTCGCCCGCGCGATTCACAACCGTTCGCCTCGCAAGGAGCGGGTGCTGGTGCGCGTCAACTGCGCGGCGCTGCCTCCGGCGCTCATCGAGTCGGAGTTGTTCGGCCACGAAAAAGGGAGCTTCACGGGAGCGACCGAGCGGCGCATCGGCAAGTTCGAGCTGGCCGATGGCGGCACGATTTTCCTCGACGAGATCGGCGAGCTGCCGCTGGAGCTTCAGGCAAAGCTGCTCCGGGTGTTGCAGGAGAAGGAGCTGGAGCGGATCGGCGGGCGGCGCGTGATTCCGGTCGATGTGCGCGTCATCGCCGCCACCAACCGCGACCTCGAAAAGGAGGTGGCCGCCGGGCGATTCCGCGAAGACCTCTACTTCCGGCTCAACGCCTTTCCGCTCGCGCTCCCGCCGCTCCGCGAGCGCCGCGACGACATTGCCGTGCTGGCGATGCACTTCGCCCGCAAGTTCGCCCGCGAGTTCGGCAAGCCGGAGCGAGCCATCCGCCAGCGCGACATGCGTGAACTGGCGTCGCGCGATTGGCGGGGCAACGTGCGCGAGCTCTCGCACTGCATCGAGCAGGCGGTGATCGTCTCCGAAGGCGACACGCTCGACTTCTCGACGGCGCTGCCGCCGCGGAGCGAACAGCGCGAGCCAGCCGCCAAACCGGCGATCATGACGATGGCCGAGTTCGAGGAGGAGGCGCGGAGCATGGAGCGCGCGCTCATCCTCGATGCCCTCGACCGCGCCGGAGGCCGCGTTAGCGGCCAGGGCGGTGCAGCGGAGCAGCTGAAGATCAACGCCAAAACGCTTTACTCACGGATCGACAAGCTCGGAATACGAAAGCGGTACGGCGCGGGGTGA
- a CDS encoding putative monovalent cation/H+ antiporter subunit A, whose amino-acid sequence MLALLVASFAVSAISPYIYRLLKARFVWFGAAFPLTLLAAFVLRYPQVASGVPVRERWSWAPSLGLDLSFMLDGLSLTFALLVTLIGAAVFLYASVYLRHYEEADRFFGFIGMFMTSMLGVVLADNMLLLFLFWELTSISSFLLIGFNHHEASSRSSALKALLVTGAGGLALLAGMLLLGSVTGSFEISSFYAMNELITSHPHYPAIVALILVGAFTKSAQFPFHFWLPDAMAAPSPVSAYLHSATMVKAGIYLIARFNHEIGGTALWQDSILFTGATTMILAGLLSYRQSDLKRLLAYSTLSVLGTLVMLLGIGSKLAIKAFFIYLIAHSLYKATLFLVAGTLDHEAGTRDVGKLGGLFRAMPVTAVTAVLASFSMMGVIPLIGFIGKETLYKAVLEVHPWGRVLIVLAVAASAFLVVVTLLVGFRPFLGKPRPELAEAHEAPLAMLAGPFILALSGLLLGLFPDFFVGHLLEASSVSILSERLGIEIELWHGFNLVLLLSFVTLLAGVALYFFRPLVLPRIEQLHFPALLKPSVWYEEALAGMLRFAAGLTSFLQNGYLRRYLAVIILSALVPASLMLFRSWRAGGFAVTLPADVSVTAYEAALALIIALATAMLLKSDSRLKAIVSMGVLGFGVGIIYIIYGAPDVALTTFAIETLNVILFVLVLARLPKFTSRSRPSGRLRDGLIAASAGIFMTLTVLQVTSVGRASGLKEFFGRESLPGGHGRNVVNVILVDFRALDTLGEITVLAIAALGVFALLKLRTGKTE is encoded by the coding sequence TTGCTTGCCCTGCTTGTCGCCAGCTTTGCCGTATCGGCAATCTCGCCATATATTTATCGGCTCCTGAAGGCTCGCTTCGTCTGGTTCGGCGCGGCCTTTCCGCTGACGCTGCTGGCCGCCTTCGTGCTCCGCTATCCGCAGGTGGCGTCCGGCGTTCCGGTGCGCGAGCGCTGGAGCTGGGCGCCCTCTCTCGGCCTCGACCTAAGTTTCATGCTCGACGGCCTCAGCCTGACCTTCGCGCTGCTGGTGACGCTTATCGGCGCGGCGGTGTTCCTGTACGCCTCGGTCTATCTGCGGCACTACGAGGAGGCTGATCGCTTTTTCGGCTTCATCGGCATGTTCATGACCTCAATGCTTGGCGTGGTGCTGGCCGACAACATGCTGCTGCTGTTCCTGTTCTGGGAGCTGACCAGCATCAGCTCGTTCCTGTTGATCGGCTTCAACCACCACGAGGCTTCGTCGCGGAGTTCGGCGCTCAAGGCGCTGCTCGTGACCGGCGCGGGCGGGCTGGCGCTGCTGGCCGGAATGCTGCTGCTGGGGAGCGTGACCGGAAGTTTCGAGATTTCATCGTTCTACGCGATGAACGAGCTGATTACCTCGCACCCGCACTATCCGGCCATCGTCGCCTTGATTCTCGTCGGCGCGTTCACCAAATCGGCGCAGTTTCCGTTCCACTTCTGGCTGCCCGACGCCATGGCCGCGCCCTCGCCGGTGAGCGCCTACCTGCACTCGGCCACGATGGTCAAGGCGGGGATTTATCTCATCGCGCGCTTCAACCACGAAATCGGCGGCACCGCGCTCTGGCAGGATTCGATTCTCTTCACAGGCGCGACGACAATGATCCTTGCTGGACTGCTCTCCTACCGCCAGAGCGACCTCAAGCGATTGCTCGCCTATTCGACCCTGAGCGTGCTCGGCACACTCGTGATGCTGCTCGGCATTGGCTCGAAGCTGGCGATCAAGGCCTTTTTCATCTACCTCATCGCCCACTCGCTCTACAAGGCCACGCTCTTTCTGGTGGCCGGAACGCTCGATCATGAGGCAGGAACCCGCGATGTCGGCAAGCTGGGTGGGCTGTTCAGGGCGATGCCGGTGACGGCGGTGACAGCGGTGCTCGCTTCGTTCTCGATGATGGGGGTGATTCCCCTGATCGGCTTTATCGGCAAGGAGACGCTCTACAAGGCGGTGCTCGAAGTGCACCCGTGGGGCCGCGTGCTGATCGTGCTCGCGGTGGCGGCGAGTGCGTTTCTCGTGGTGGTGACGCTGCTGGTCGGGTTCCGCCCGTTTCTCGGCAAGCCCCGGCCTGAACTGGCCGAAGCGCACGAAGCGCCGCTGGCGATGCTTGCCGGGCCGTTCATCCTTGCGCTTTCGGGGCTGTTGCTCGGCCTGTTTCCGGACTTTTTCGTCGGTCATCTGCTCGAAGCCTCCTCGGTCAGCATCCTTTCGGAGCGGCTCGGTATCGAGATCGAGCTATGGCACGGCTTCAACCTCGTGCTGCTCCTGAGCTTCGTCACGCTGCTGGCGGGTGTCGCGCTGTACTTTTTCAGGCCGCTCGTGCTGCCCCGCATCGAGCAGCTCCATTTTCCGGCGCTCCTCAAACCCTCGGTCTGGTACGAAGAGGCGCTGGCCGGAATGCTGCGCTTTGCCGCCGGGCTCACCTCGTTTCTGCAAAACGGCTATCTGCGTCGCTACCTTGCGGTCATCATCCTTTCGGCGCTGGTTCCGGCTTCGCTGATGCTTTTCAGGTCGTGGCGCGCGGGCGGCTTTGCCGTCACGCTGCCCGCCGATGTTTCGGTGACGGCCTATGAGGCCGCGCTGGCGCTGATTATCGCGCTGGCGACCGCGATGCTGCTGAAGAGTGATTCGCGCCTGAAGGCGATCGTGTCGATGGGGGTGCTCGGCTTTGGGGTCGGCATCATCTACATCATCTACGGCGCGCCCGACGTGGCGCTGACTACCTTCGCCATCGAGACGCTCAACGTCATCCTGTTCGTGCTGGTGCTCGCCCGGCTGCCGAAGTTCACCTCTCGCTCGCGCCCCTCCGGGCGGCTTCGCGACGGCCTCATCGCCGCTTCGGCGGGGATTTTCATGACCCTGACCGTGCTCCAGGTCACCTCGGTCGGTCGCGCCTCCGGACTCAAGGAGTTTTTTGGTCGCGAGAGCCTTCCCGGCGGGCATGGCCGCAACGTGGTTAATGTCATTCTCGTCGATTTCAGGGCGCTCGACACGCTTGGCGAAATTACGGTGCTGGCGATTGCGGCCCTCGGCGTGTTCGCCCTGCTCAAGCTCAGAACCGGAAAAACGGAGTGA